The genome window GTTTATCGGTGTGGATGGAGCATCTGTAAAGCAGGGCTTTACTGCCAATTCCGTGGAAAGTGCCGACTTTGTCCGCAAAATGGCCGATCAGGCCGATCAGGTGATCGCGGTTGCGGATTCCTCTAAATTTGGAACAGCCGGGTTTGCAAAGATTCTTCCATTTGAGCGGGTGAATACGCTCGTAACGGATTCCTTTCTGCACAGAGATTTTGAAGAGAAATTAATCGAAGCGAATGTAAATGTAATTAAGTCCTAAGGAGAAAATCAATGGCAACAGAAGTTTTAATGCCGAGACAGGGACAAAGTGTCGAGTCCTGTATTATCATCGGCTGGCATGTAAAAGAGGGGGATGTGGTCACGGAAGGCCAGTCGCTCTGTGAGGTTGAAACCGACAAAGCAACGTTTGAAGTTGAATCCCCGGCTGCAGGTACTGTGCTCGGAGTTTTTTATCCCGATGACGCTGATGTCGAGGTTTTGAAGGTGATCGCCGCGATCGGCGAGCCCGGCGAAGATATTTCTGCCATGCGTCCGGCTGATGCAGAAGCTGCTCCTGCCGCAGCTCCCGCCGAAGCGCCGAAAGCTGAGGAAAAACCCGCGCCGGCTCCTGCCGCTGCTCCGGCACCGGTTGCCGTTGCATCTTCCGCACCGACCGGCAAAGCCTCGCCGCGCGCCAAAAAACTGGCTGAACAGAAGGGCGTCGATGTTTCCGCTCTGGCCGGTACCGGACCGGAAGGTCGCGTGATTGAACGCGACGTTGCCGCCGCGCAGCCGGTCGCCATTACGCCTGCTGCCGCCGCGAAAGCCGCCGCTGAAGGTATCGAAATTCCAAGCATTGGAACCGGGCTTGGAGGACGCGTTACGCTGGCCGATCTGACTTCGGTTGCTCCGGAAGCGGTCGGCGAAGCCGTTGCCGCTATGGACTTCCCGGGCGCCGTTACCGAAATCCCGGTCAAAGGTGTTCGCAAAGTGGTTGCCGGTCGCATGCTGAATTCGCTGCAGACCACTGCTCAGCTGACGCTCAACTCGTCGGTCGACGCCCGCTCGATTCTCGGGTACCGTAAAAAATGCAAAGCCGCTCCGGAAGAAGCCGGTGTGGCTGGCATCACGATCAACGACGTGGTTCTTTATGCCGTTGTCAAAACGCTCATGGAGTTCCCGGAACTCAACGCTCACATGCTGGGCGACAAAATCGTGGAGTTCGGCAATGTCCATCTCGGAATGGCCGTCGATACGCCGCGCGGCCTGATGGTGCCGGTGATTCGTTACGCCAACGCCATGACGCTCAAGCAGCTCTCTGCCGAAGCCAAACGTCTGGCAAAAGCCTGTATAGAAGGTACGATCGATCCGGACGCGCTCACAGGCGGAACCTTTACGGTCACCAACCTTGGCGCCATGGGAATCGAAAGTTTTACGCCGGTGCTCAACGCCCCGGAAGTCGGAATCCTCGGTGTCTGCAATGTGCAGATGAAGCCGGTGATGAACAAAGAGGGCGGCGCAGACTTTGTTCCGCACATGGGACTGTCACTGACCTTCGATCACTGCGCAGCCGACGGCGCGCCGGCGGCCCGCTTCATCGCAAGCCTGCGCACCAAACTGGCTGCTTTTGAACTCACCCTCGCTGGCTAATCAAAGGAGAACATCATGGCTACAGAAGTTTTAATGCCGAGACAGGGCCAGAGTGTTGAGTCCTGCATCATTATCGGATGGAAAGTGAAAGAGGGCGATGTCGTCACTGCCGGTCAGGCGCTCTGTGAAGTGGAAACCGACAAAGCAACCTTCGAGGTCGAAGCTCCGGCTGCCGGTACCGTGCTGGGAATTTTCTATCCCGCCGACGCCGATGTGGAAGTGCTGAAAGTGATCGCCGCGATCGGTGAATCCGGTGAGGATATTTCCGCAATGCGTCCGGCGGATGCCGCGCCGGCAGCTCCGGCTGTGGAAGAGAAAAAGCCGGAGGCCGCTGCGCCGGCTCCTAAAAAAGAAGTTCCGAAGCCGGTTGCTTTGCAGCCTGCTGCGGATGGTGCTGAATACGATATCATTATCATCGGTGCAGGACCGGGCGGTTACGAAATGGCCGAAAAGGCCGGTCACCACGGAAAGAGAGTTCTGCTGATCGAGAAAGCGTTTCTTGGCGGTGTCTGTC of Tichowtungia aerotolerans contains these proteins:
- a CDS encoding dihydrolipoamide acetyltransferase family protein, with amino-acid sequence MATEVLMPRQGQSVESCIIIGWHVKEGDVVTEGQSLCEVETDKATFEVESPAAGTVLGVFYPDDADVEVLKVIAAIGEPGEDISAMRPADAEAAPAAAPAEAPKAEEKPAPAPAAAPAPVAVASSAPTGKASPRAKKLAEQKGVDVSALAGTGPEGRVIERDVAAAQPVAITPAAAAKAAAEGIEIPSIGTGLGGRVTLADLTSVAPEAVGEAVAAMDFPGAVTEIPVKGVRKVVAGRMLNSLQTTAQLTLNSSVDARSILGYRKKCKAAPEEAGVAGITINDVVLYAVVKTLMEFPELNAHMLGDKIVEFGNVHLGMAVDTPRGLMVPVIRYANAMTLKQLSAEAKRLAKACIEGTIDPDALTGGTFTVTNLGAMGIESFTPVLNAPEVGILGVCNVQMKPVMNKEGGADFVPHMGLSLTFDHCAADGAPAARFIASLRTKLAAFELTLAG